TTTCTAATTTTGGACGTAACAAATCGTTTTGTTTTTATCCTTCTCGAGGAAACGAAACCATAAGAAGCTGAGTAAATATTCTGAATATTATTCCACAGTTCTTTTGTCATCTCAAACaagtaattaaaattttgcgATGTTTTTGCCAGTAAACaagtttttataatatcatcAATTGCAAAGATTGCTTCATTTCCCGATCTCTCTTCAGGTTCTTCacggaaaaaattaaatggagcaatctttaaaaaattttgttttttgtttttttttacctgcacatggtcataaaaaaaaaaaaaaaaaaaaatgggttGTGTAGGACAGATATTTATAAAGGGGTGAAATGATGCCAAAATGTAAGAATCTACAAATTAAGTATAAACTGTGATAATATTGAGATAAATATGTTCTCACGTTTCTATCTCTACatgcacgtatatatatattcatgtatatatatatatatatgtatatatatgcatatgtatatatacaacgTATACATATTCATGTATGTGAATGAGCATGAACCTACACAACcgtataaatatacttacattcttctttttctttttcctgtCTATGGTTGTATTTAGTAAGTTAAACTTATCAGAAGTGCTAATCGAGCTGATATCAATGAAACCCTTCTCAGTCAATTCAGTAGCAGAGTTTAAGTATAGtaacataattaaaattaaatctGATGCTGTTTCTATATTGTAAAGTTTATCTcgataataatacataataatttttatcactGCAAATGGGGGGAAGAACAGAAGGGAGTAGTTTATTAGTGTAAACACAGATTCGCGGGGGTAGAAGTAAGAGTGTACGAACAAATAGGCTCAtctacgtatatatatatatatatatatatatatatatatgtatatgtatatgtcggtgaatttctttattatgcACGCGTTACGATCTGCTCTCCTTTGAAGTGTGTCTGATTCCTTGAACTTTCCTTTGTACTCGTCCAAATAGTAAGGCGCATTTACAGTGGCATCCACGCACTTATGTGAGCACATGTCTACGAAGCCAAATTCTGATGCAAAAGGGAACGGATGaattacgtatatattaGTGTCTACTTATGCAGGAAGTGGGTATAtacgtgtgtatatatgtatgtatatggataaattttcttttttttttttttttttttttttgttttttcaaaaaaacataaagCGTTAGGGAAAGGCGCGTCCTTCTTGTAATAAAGAAGCCCTCGAGAAAtaattgcttttttttttttttattttcttcctcTTTGCTTGTACTCTTTTCCATCAGTTCTGCCGTCTTTAGCTTAAAAGAATGCAAGGCTTCATCTAGTTCTTTCTCCAGGAGTATAAGTGTACCTAAGCGTGTAAAGTACACATGTAGGTAGTGTAAGGGCAGGGGTTCAGCATTAGGCACACTTGCATTAAAGCTGTATGCACATACTATTGCATACACAGGGAAACGTACACACAAACATACGCAAACACACGAAAACATCGCTTATACgttatatagtaaaattcCATTTCGAAACGTTTATCTATATCCGTTTGCAGCTTATTCGAGGGGGAAAGAAACTTACCATTGTGAACCATACTATTTATTCTGAACTTCAAACGTGGaagaaattttttgaaataccCCAAATCATTGTTTATTGACTTTTTGTATACCTTTTCGAACATGAAACTCACTAGTACGTTTCCTATGAAGGGTGGACAATAACATGATAAGTCCATGGTACGGTACAGACTAATTCATGCAGGGACTATATTTATTCTACACACTATTATACACGCTATTATACACGCTATTATACACGCTATTATACACGCTATTATACACGCTATTATACACGATATTATACACACTATTATACGCACTATTATACACGCTATTATACACGCTATTATACACACTATTATACACGCTATTATACACACTATTATACACACTATTATACACGCTATTATACACGCTATTATACACACTATTATACACGCTATTATACACGCTATTATACACACTATTATACGCACTATTATACACACTATTATACACACTATTATACACGCTATTATACACGCTATTATACACACTATTATACACATTATTATACACACTATTATACACACTATTATACACGCTATTATACACGCTATTATACACACTATTATACACATTATTATACACACTATTATACACACTATTATACACACTATTCTGCACTTTACTGTGCACACACTCGTAATGCACTAtcatttctctttttctttttcacaCGAACCTAGCTGCCCGCACACATCCGAGTGCATGGGAGACATGTAATTAGTAGAACCCCCATTATGCTCCTTTAACAACTTGGTTACTACacaaaagaaatgaaataagCACGATATGGATATGATGAACCAATCAAGATGGAGAAGCACCTGGCggtgcaaaataaaaaaaaaagaaaaaaagaaagagaatTACAAGTATCAAAAGTACATACAAGCACATATGAGCACATATGAGCACATACAAGTACATACAAGTACATACAAGCACATACAAGTACATACAAGTACATACAAGTACATACAAGTACATACAAGCACATACAAGTACATACAAGCACATACAAGTACATACAAGCACATACAAGTACATACAAGTACATACAAGTACATACAAGTACATACAAGCACATACAAGCACATATGAGCACATTATGAGCACACAGTACACATACGCACATTGAAGCACAAGAATATCCCAGCGCATTTCTGtcttttatgaaaaataaatgatgcACATACCATGGATACTATCATTGACTAATCGCTGCACTAGAAGGTCCGTTTCGAGTTGTTTAATGTTTTCATCTAtttgggaaaaaaaaaaaaaaaaatacgtacatatatacatacatatgtacatgtgcacGTGCttatatacgtacgtacatatacgtatatgttcACTCATGAATGCTTCCTTGTAGCATCCCCGCTATATAACGCAGGATAACCAAAATAGCAGTTTCGAAGTACCTATAATCCTAGCCttgacattttttttcttcttaacTTCCTTAACGAAAAGATTATTAAGAGCTCTTTCAATGTCTAAAAGGGAAATGTTCATGTAGTAATGTGAAactcataaaaaatattactcgCATTACTAGCACTACTCGCATTACTAGCACTACTCGCATTACTAGCACTACTCGCACTATTCGCATTACTCTCACTACTTGCATCTTTTATCCTTTCTTACTTTTTTCCGTCTggtatttttcctttaaggATGCATTAGTGTACCAGTCGAGGGTATACTCTGCAAGAACGAAAGAATACATTGTTGAAGGGGGTACAGTTACAAGTGGTAGAGAAAAATTATCGTTATGCACCGGTTAGGAGAGGGGAGAAAATCGATGCATGTGTGATATATTTcccttattttaattttacttgaAAAAACAAGGGGTTGATCATTCCTTATCACATCGAGGGAGTGCATAGTAGCTAAGCTTTCCTTGAGTAAAGCCGATGCACGGATAAAGTTATTGAGGCTGCTATAGTTGTATCTTTCTAACTCACGATTAATTTTTgttgaaaaaattatcatcTCGTTGTTTAACTTTTGAAGATAACGTACAGctaagaaaaggaaaagggaGGAGGGGGTGAGGGTTTATTATGTACCTTCCGTAGTGCATTAACGAagtaaaaaacaatataataaaaaattaaaaaacagaaaTACTCGCAGTTTTGatcttgtatatttttacctttttcgTATTTGCTTTTCTCGACATCTGTGCAGGGGACGAGTGGTTATGTAGTCATACATAAGTACATGAAAAGAAACGTGCACAGATGAACATATGAACAAAAGAACATATGAACACAAATGtgcatacataaacatatataagcatatgtgtatattaatatacaatattaaaaatggtCGAAGAGTTTAATGAGTTAAATTctatttaaaatgaaattatagtATGTACAATACAGTATGACATTAACAATGTATTAGACTTATGTGATAACTTCTCTTCGACTTTGataactattttattttttttcttttatttcattgttATGTTGATACTATTTCACTGATATATTgcacatattttttagtacCTGATGGATCTGAACTATTTTGACTTAAACctcctaaaaaaaaaaaaaaaaaaaaaaaaaaaaaaagtataaaaacaGCCATTCGTTTTTCTATATGTCCATTTTAGTTGTGGCTTCGAGTAAAGTGTCTTATGTACAAAGAGCTCAAGAGTAACACACAAATGCATgaacatacatgcatacatacccacattaacacatatatatgtttgcaCCATTGCATGTACACATGTGTATGCACACTTATGTACGTTTTTTCTGAACTTACCCAATATATGGGGCTTTTTTGATCTCGAGGGAACAAACTTCAGGGCCTTCGGATCAAACATAACATTAATCGAgtctatatttttcattatggACTTTTCCAATTTGTCAAGACCTTCAAGAATGGTGCGAAAAATGGGATAAAATGGGATAAGATGGGATAAAATGGGATAAGATGGGATAAAATGGGATAAGATGGGATAAAATGGGATAAAATGGGATAAGATGGGATAAAATGGGATAAGATGGGATAAGATGGGATAAAATGGGATAAATGGGATAAGATGGGATAAAATGGGATAAGATGGGATAAAATGGGATAAGATGGGATAAGATGGGATAAGATGggataaaatgaaacaaaatgagataaaatgaaacaaaataaaatggaaaaaaatgaaaatgccATAAATGAGGCATTTAACAATAGCACATGGTGAGAGCCACATAATACACATGAAAAGTATAACTACAAAAAGAATGTggaatattttacttttatttggGTTCTCCTTTCCATCCTTGAGACTCTTTTTTATAGGATGTCTACTTATATGCAGTTTTGGTGGAATAAGTTTTTCGAAAAACTTGCCTGGAGTgataatacatatgtaacgttcaatttttatatgaatgaaaatttaaaagcaACAATGAATTGGAATAAGGAAAAGACAGGAGTGTTCACATAGGGCATGCATATACGCCCACTGTGTTGTCCTTGTCTTTTGTCATTATGCCATTTTGTCAATGTGTTGTTTTTCCATATTGCAATTTcccatttttcttattttatttgccTTTTCTACAAATATGCTAACAGCTGCGTCAAGTGGTAGGCATACTTGTTGGACACTACTGATGTGAGAATAGCAAGCTACCAAATGAGCAAACAGATCAACAAGTAATGGCACAGAAAAAGAGTTTTGAGCGTACATTAGAATGTACGTGCAATATATAACACGTACATAAATTATACGTACTTATAATACGCACTTATGTGTGTGCCCATTTTACATGCACGCGTAATAAGTTTTCGCATACGTTCATGCTAAGTTTGCTTCTTACTTGATATCTCCGGGAGCAAGTAAACGGCAAAGAAGTAAATTAGTACATTACACTTCAACATATTTTATGGAAaatataatcaaaaaaaaaaaaaaaaaaaaaaaaaaaaaaaaaagtacgcACATATGCGTATactaaatgtatgtatatgcctCTATATAACCACTTAAAAATAGaggaataaatgaaaagacGAGTTTTGGTTGTATACAATTTATTGTGTTGCGcaagtatgtacatatgtatatatgtatatgtacatatctGCATGTGTGTTATTCTTCTATAAATGTGTGCTAACAAAGTTGTCTATTTAGCTAGCACGAAACTGCGTCATTAcgctattttttctttttctattttgtaCTTCTGTTCTGTTCTTTTGTTCTGCGCATATTCTgcgcatatatttttactaatatattctgcgcatatatttttactaatatattttgctcATATATTTTGCGCATATGTTTTGCTCTTACATTTTGCGCTTTACGTTTCGCTTATATTTTTGCCGCATACGCATTTCGCTTATATTTTGcgcttatatatttttttattatttttttttcctttttttttttttttttttctttatttcgcTATCTTTTCTTtgcttcatttatttttatattgagAAGGGGAAAATTTATGCAATGATTTTCCGTAATGTTGATAAAGCGAATGCACAcacacaaataaaaaaaaatattaacttgTGGACTTTTATTGTATAagcgtatatacataaataagcatatgtgtacatatgtacgtgtaCGTATGAGTACATCATAATACCATAATTCACCTGAACATATTTGAGATACAATTTACACGTTTTATCAGTGTAACAATGGAACTATTAACTGTAGGAGGTTGTATGCACTTGGTGGCATTTCTGCATGaacattttatttctattcaatgattcaaaaaaaagatattcgTGAGTAACACATTTCTACGAAGATGTATTTGGACGTGACAATGCGACACATAAGTACGTACATAAGTACGTACATAAGTACttacatgaatatatatatatatatatatatacatacatagatacatacgtacatacatgtacatacatgtacatgtatatgtatttgtcgCATGCTGTTAAAAGCCGATTGAACGTACGAGACGAGGGGAAAAATGAAACCTCATTTTTCTTACCCCACTATACGATTTGGCATTTTCCCATATTATCATAAGAGTCTGTCACTTGCCAAAACTCGAAGCTCATTATACCATATACATGTTCACCCCGTTTTGCACTTTTCGTacttttttaacttttcgtacttttttaacttttcgtacttttttaacttttcgTACTTTTCgtactttttttacttttcgtACTTTTCgtactttttttacttttcgtACTTTTCgtactttttttactttttgttctttttcttatatcatttttttcgtttttcttatttttctcatatttaacatataaaggagaatatgcatacattaaaatattataatataattgcaTATTTGAAAACTATCacaatatgtacataaacatacaGAGCAATTAATCGATAACCCATTTTTGTAAAGGTGAAGAGAAACAAATTAATTcccaatattttttatatactattATGTAAAGTgtaagaaagaaaaaaaaaaaaaaaaaggaaaaatggaaCGGAGGGACAATACagacatacatacgtacatttGCTATTtgcagaaatatatatacatatgtaagcAGCAggatgtttaaaaaaaaaaaaaaaaaaaaaaaaaaatactgaaTGACACAACGTGAACGAGGCATTAAAGAATATACGTTGCAtgataatacatatatatatatatatatatatatatatatatatatatatatatataattatgtaattgCGTAAGTTATTAAGTATTTATGTACGTGCTAATGTGCATATGGGTTTCTTAAACATAGTGCTCGAATAATTTAGCGTTCGAATCATTCCTAGAAAGTATGCCCTTTGTGTCATTTTGCGAagttatgcttttttttttttttttttcttttcaagataattataaataaatcattGAAGCATTCTTTACAGTGCTACTATTCACGCGTATCATTGTATTTTACCTAGTGTACCCGTACATGCTAACGTGCTAGCAAACAAACATACGAACGTACGAACATACGAACATACGAACGTACGAACATACGAACATACGAACGTACGAACATACGAAACTGCTTTTACAAGAACTAATACTAACGCAAATACACACACCTTCGTGTTACACTTTGCCCCGTTCAAAATGTCGTATGGATGTGGGACTATTTGCTTACCTATCATTCGAAGATCTTTGCTGTTTTTTTTAGCTGTCGAGGCTACGTATTCCTCCTATGACCTTTTCTTGAAGCCCGGTGCCATTTATGCGTACTATCGATTAGGGGAAGTGGTAATGCATACATGTActtgtgcatacatacacatatgaaCACACATGCGCATACGTACAAATGCACACACATGAACATACGTACAAATGCACACACATGAACATACGTACAAATGCACAAACGCACATACGTGCATGTAAGGGTATGCTTAATTTCCCATTTGTATACCCGCATTTGTGCTATATGTAGACATTTGCAGTTGTATagatgttttaaaaatattcgacttttttttttcttttctttttagttTAATAAGGGAAACAAGTAATTTTTAGaaattgcttttttttttttttttttttgatgagTTATACAAGGTGATATTCTAAGGAGCaattaaaaaggaagagTCTTATTCAGTTTTACGTATGTGTATTTGCAAGCATGTATATTGTGAGCCTATCGTAAACTTCTAGACTTGACTCAAGTCGACTTCTCCGTCCATTGTAAAAGATGAaatcttttcatttaataatttttttcacaaaaatGTAGCAGttataacgaaaaaaaaaaaaaaaaagctaggGGGTAATTATGTTACAAGTACTTAGCGGAATAGacgatatatttatttcattttaatttatttaatttcattttaatttatttaatttcattgtaatttatttaatttcgttgtaatttatttaatttcattgtaatttatttaatttcattgtaatttatttaatttcattgtaatttatttaatttcattgtaatttatttaatttcattgtaatttatttaatttcattttaatttatttaattttattttaatttatattatatatacattttttttttcatgtaaatGATCGAATTTCATAACGTCAAACGaacaatttatattatgaattgTCCTTTTTAATGAAACAGATTACTCTTACAAATATGCGTATCTGTAGTACATAAAAAGAGatgttatttcattttattttttagctGCATAGTTTGTACCATTTGatgtatataaacattaaTGTGGGtacacatgtgtatatatgcacacatattGATATActtggaaaaaatgaaacatgGCTGCTTTATAAAAAGCGCATGTAACGGGAGAAAGAGCaaagaaaagaacaaaaatgagacgaaaaaaagagcaaaaaggtaaaaatacTACAAgcattttgtataatttcttatttgtGGGAGAGGGAGAGCAGAAATATCTTGTTCTCTATAACTACTAAACATCCTTATTCGTAACGAATTCCTATTCAATTTTACatttgtaaattaaaattaaatggcAGTAGagataagaaaatttttattcttttaatttggtgtgcaaaaatgtttttatttaattgcaTTGTACTACtgctttttttatagaaataatttttaaattcgtagaagtaaaaatatcagaaaaaaaaagtaaagccAAGTGTTTTAGTTTTTCGGATGCAAAGCTCTTTTCGCTAATTTCCTCCCTTGTGCACGCTACTccttaaataataacataagaAAGGAATATAACTATgactttaatttttatccACGTGATGAAATAATTATCAACAAACTGCAGTTatggaaataattttttaattgagTTGTATGCCATTATGTGTCTGATCAGCAtggtttatatttttaaaaggcAGCTTATGTATCCCccctttttaatatacaagggttttcttttctttttttttttttatatttgctcCATTTTGCTTTACTTTTATGCTTCACTTATATGTCTATTTAacagtttattttttttatctaccttttttatttgtatcatgttttaaaaaaatataaaaaaagattaattgCGTACACATTTTGGaacataaaaaggaaaaaataacaaaaaaaaaatatcctatatatacataatacatacgAATGGATACCtgtgcatataatatatgagcaaaataatgtatatacatagcGTAGCACATTATTCGGAATAATTTTTCGCCTTAGATAAACCGCTGTACGTTTGTGGTGCACGTCCGCGAAGCAAAATTTTCAAAGaacaagaagaaaaatagtGAGTCCGTATAATCTATCtatgaatatacatacaacacatatatatggtatgtatgtatatacatatatatatatgtacatatatgtatgtatgtatttttcataatgcGATTTTTCAAACGGATGTTCTAAATATGCGTTTACAATTTTACACTTTTAACAATACTTCTTAAtagcttaattttttttttttttttttttttatctcccTTCTcgaagattaaaaaaaaaaaaaaaaagtttaagaataaaattacaattatattattgtaaaaaaaaaaaaaaattataaatgcaATTCacgatatatattatatgtacatatatacatacatatatacacacatacatacatatatacacacatacatacatatatacacacatacatacatatatacacacatacatacatatatacacacatacatacatatatacacacatacatacatatatacatacatacatatatacatacatacatacatacataaatacatatatacgtacatacatagatacatatatatatatatatatatacatacatacatacatacataaatacatatatacatacatacattcacCTATACATACCcacacatacatgtacatgcgtatacatatgtacatacacatacatatatatatatgcaaaataaaaataaacattaaaTCATATAAACCTACTACTTGatcttaaaataataaaaaaaaaaaaaaaaaaactttatttttttttttttataaataaatgtatgtatatatatttatatatacatatatgtaatacatatacacatacatatatacatacatatatacatacatatatgtaatacatatatacatatacatagcAGTATATATGGacttaattgtaaaaaaaatttttttttttatattatataaacacatacatataaccCATATGTATGTTTTGCTGTAAGTAttcacatgtatatacaaagtatttttatttatataataaataggTGAACACTTATTCTTCACTTCGTATTCTTAACTACTTATAATTCACTTCTTATGGTTTACTTCTTATTCCTAACTACTTATTCTTCTACTCATCGATTCTTATTCGTCAACTCTCACGTTGCACTTGTAattcttttccttctttattctttgtttttttttctatattcttctatttctttAGAGTAACGAACTTTATCTAACTGCGCCTTCTTCTCATATGGTGACTTCTGAGCTGGACTTAGTTGACCCCAAGCTTCACCTACCAACTTCCCTACTTGTGCTACATCCTTTGCTAATTCTGgtctttcttttattatttctaatcTTTTGTCCTTAACGTAAAACATATATGCTGACAAGGCTCTCTTTGGAGCTAATGgatcttttttcttttttttattctgtttttttaaaactttcTTTTGAGTTTTCGTTGCCATTTTTTATGACCTGAAAATGGGGGGAGATGgttaaaagggaaaaaaaaaaaaaatgaatagcaataaaaaaaaatataattaaaaaaatagctaccaaaaaaaaaaaaaaaaaatgaacagcaataaaaaaggaaataaaaggaacagcaataaaaaaggaaataaaaggaacggcaataaaaaaagtaaaataaaaggaacggcaataaaaaagtaaaataaaaggagcggcaataaaaaaagtaaaataaaaggagcggcaataaaaaaagtaaaataaaaggaacggcaataaaaaaagtaaaataaaaggaacggcaataattaaaagtaaaaaataaaacaaaataaagaagaatgactaaaaatatattatattaaaaaggcATAAAAACGGGATGTCTCTTGTGCTCATTTGTGCAATTattcattcataaatattcaaatagaATAAAGGCAGGGAGGGCCCTTGTAGAACGACGGAATAATAAGTCACAAGTATATAATACATCGGATGGGGGAGCTTACAGGCATATTATGcctgtatgtatgtatgtatgtatatatatatatatatatatatatatatatatatatatatatatatgaagcgTTGCAAAAGCATGatagttctttttttttttttttttataaatagctaaacaaacaaacaaaaaaataaaaagcttatgaaagaaaaaaaaaaaaacaagagaAATAAAACCATTAGAAATGTAGAATTTAgctagttaaaaaaaaaaaaaaattaaaaacagtCAACTATACACATATTACGTTAAAAAGTTGTGTTTACCATAATACATAATTGATATGAAAAGGACGTTTAA
The sequence above is drawn from the Plasmodium malariae genome assembly, chromosome: 5 genome and encodes:
- the PmUG01_05032650 gene encoding conserved Plasmodium protein, unknown function — its product is MSYGCGTICLPIIRRSLLFFLAVEATYSSYDLFLKPGAIYAYYRLGEVFNKGNK
- the HMGB2 gene encoding high mobility group protein B2, putative — translated: MATKTQKKVLKKQNKKKKKDPLAPKRALSAYMFYVKDKRLEIIKERPELAKDVAQVGKLVGEAWGQLSPAQKSPYEKKAQLDKVRYSKEIEEYRKKNKE